In the Callospermophilus lateralis isolate mCalLat2 chromosome 19, mCalLat2.hap1, whole genome shotgun sequence genome, GGCCACTCTGTCACCCCGCTCCCCACCACCCGTGCTGCAGGCGGGTACTCTGTCCTCCTGCCCAGCGCCTCCCGCCCAGCGCCTCCCGCAGCTCCCGCTCAGCAGGCGTCTGCGGTGACAGACACACACTTACTCTGAATTATGCTTCTGTAGGCTAAGGTGGCTGGTGAGTCTGGTGCttcaataaaaaaggactggcctTTGTCACAGCTCTTACCTTAAAGAGGAGAGAGACAATGAGGACCAGGAAGAAAGTGGCTCAGCGAGGCCCCGGGTCTTTCTGTGCAGTGGTGCTGTGGTGGTCTGGAGCTGCCAGCAACGTCAACGTGGGGCCTGGGACCTCAGCTCTGTCCCCTCTGCCCTCAGAGGCGCTGGCTAGCATTTCAACTCTGCTCTGAATCGGGAGGTGATGCAGGTTCCAGGGCCCAGGCAGGGCTGGAGGGCCTGGGAGGGCCTGGTGGGCCTGGGAGGGTCTGGGTAGGGCTGGGAGGGCCTGGGGACGGCCTGGGAGGGCCTGGTGGGCCTGGGAGGATCTGGGTGGGTCTGGTGGGCCTGGTGGATCTGGGAGGGTCTGGGTGGGTCTGGGAGGGCCTGGTGGACCTGGGAGGGCCTGGGAGGGTCTGGGAGGGCCTGGTGGGCCTGGTGGGTCTGGTGGATCTGGTAGGGCTGGGAGGGCCTGGGAGGGTCTGGGTGGGCCTGGGGATGGCCTGGGAGGGCCTGGTGGACCTGGGTGGGCCTGGGTGGCTGCATCGTAAGAGATCGGCTGGTTCTTTGAGTAAAAAGGCAACGAGTGCGTATTGTTACAAAGGAAAAAGCAGGGACACAGGGGGAAAACACAGTAAGAAGCAAATCCAAAAAGGTCCTAGCATTCTTGGCACCCTTCCAGAAACACCGTGTGGCCGTGCACACGCAGCCTCTCACACTCAGCACAATGGCGTGTCCCACGCATGCCCAGGCCTGCTGCCTCCCACACTAACTTCATCTTCAAGGTGACCTCAGGGGAGCAACCCTGGTCCTCGCCAGCTGTGTGGCTCTGGGCTCCAGGCCCCTGCAGGCCACAGCTGGGTATCTGGAGGGCCACACATGGCCCCAGGGGAGACCGGACCCCGAGGGAGGACGGGCTGCAGGACGTGCTGATGGCTGAGCCCAGTGTTCCCTGGAGCCACAGGACACCTGCAGAGGCCGACACCCACCCCCCTCCTCACGGCACAGGTGTCCCCTGATCAGCCTCTAGGCCACCAGGACCTGGGAGGGCAGAGGCACAGGCTAGTGGGACGTGACATGAGCTCCGTGTCACTTGTGCTTGTTCTGGCCCTGGCTCTGGGCTTCGAAGGGAGGCCCCTGTCACTGAGCACCACCCTGTTGGTGGCCACTGCCGGGTGGTGCGCGTCCCATCGCCCAGGGGGCTTTCTGGGCCTGGGGGTTCCCACCCTCACAGCAGTCCCTGCGTCCCTTTCCTCAAGGAGGTCCCCAAGCTGTCCTCCTGGGCCTCCTCCAGGCCACCTCACTCATCCCTGCAACCTCAGTGCTGGAGGGCATGACCCTGGCCCTCCCGGCCCTCCCTCCCAGCGTGCTGGCACACCGGAGGCCCACGGGCCACTCCGACCCCCGGCCACTGCCCCTGTGCACAGCGCTGGTCCTGGGCCCCGCAGTGCACCTGCTGCCGTGCCGCCCTGACCGCAGAGCCTCCTCCAGCAGGCTGAGCGAGCATCGGGGGCCACTGgtgcctcctcctctcccctcaacTCTGCCCCTTCTTTTCCGCGCCAACGCCCTGAACCAGGCCGGCCCCGACCTCCCTGAGGTGGGCCACCTCCCCGTGTGCCCACCCCGGCACCACGGTTTCTCCTGCCCGACAGGGGCCGAGCGTGAGGCCTGGTGCAGAGCCCTCTGCCCACGGGCGCCCACCCTTGCTTCCGCCCTCAGCCCCAGGTGCCTCTGCTGGACGGGACCACCTGACCCCATCAGCGAGTCCCACCACAGGCTCAGATACTAGGGAGTCAGGAGCAGGGCCTGCCCAACCCCTCAGCAAGCCGCAGGCGCCCAGGGTGGTGACGGGGCTCAGTCACCCACGTGTCTCCCAGGCCTCGGGGACCACGTGTCAGACACTTGTGGACCACGGTCCCCACACTGCAGGTCAATGCCTACTGCTCGTGGAGAGTGGCGGGCTGCCAGGAGTGGGGACAAAGGGGTCCCTGTGGGGCTTCCGCGGAGGCAGGTGGCTGCAGATTTCCTCCCTGAAGGGCTCCCCCTACCCCGCAGCCCCGCTCCTCCTGTCCCCTCTGCCTGATGCCTCTTCAGTCCCCTGCCACTGCCCTCCTGAGTGACCGCTCCACCCTCCCTCACAGGGGTGTCACTGCTTCTCCCTGACTGGCCTCAAGGTGGTGGGAGCTCCACGGGGTCTGGCTGACACTCCAGGCCCTTCCTGAGCTGGCCTGCGTGGCACCACCAGGGGTGAGCGGGCAGTGAAGGCCCACTCCGAGACGGCGCGGGAGGCAGGCCGCTCCGAGCACCCACCTATGTGCGGGTCCAGAGGCACTTTGCCGAGGAGGGGGACCTTGAGGTCCTGGCACATGGCTTCTGCGCCGCCCGTCGTGGGGGGGAATATCTGAGATTCTTTCTGTGAGGAGAAGCAGAGGGGGAGCAGGGTTCGGCTTCAGTATCTGCAGAGACAGGTTCTGAGAACCGCTGGACATTTACAAGAGCTCACTCTGCATGCAGAACGCCAACCACCAAACAGTCGTCCCCTTCGCCAGCGACAGAGGCTCTTAATCCAGAGCCATTTCCCAAAACAACGGCAGCAGCAAACCAGCCTCCAGGAGCCACGGCTGCTGCGCCCTCACCTTGCACCTGGGGCAGACGAAGCCGCTCATGTTCTCCACCACCCCGACCACCGGCAGCTTCACCTTGTGACAGAAGCTGATCTCCTTCCGCACGTCCTGGAGCGACACCTCCTGTCAAGGTCAGAGCCACAGGGTCCGTCAGCACGCAGGGGCCGAGGCCTGTGTGGCCCAGGGGGCTGCGACACGGTGGCCTGCCACCACGAAGCCCACGGGATGCTGTCGCTTACTGGGACCTCTTGGGTGCCCGTATGTGACAAGTCCTGTTCCAGCTGCCCCAACTTTCCAGAAACCCCAAGAGGGTAGACCAAAcgccaggaagcaaagggagcGATGGAGCACGCCGAGGGGGGGCGCGGGGGCGACAACGACGACTTCCCAGGCAGGGGCTAGCGCCCTGGGCCGTCAGGCTGGAAGCCTGCCCCTGCGGGTGGGGCTCTGCGGGACTGGCCACACCCCTCTCCTCGTGCCCCCCTCCTCCGCACCCCTCTCCTCCGTGCCCCCCTCCTCGTGCCACCTGGCCACCTTCCCTCCACCACGGCAATGCCAGCACTGTGGCCCAGCTGGGGCCCGGGGTCTGGGGTAGTGTGCTGGTCCCCACCACCATGGACAACTTCATGGGCAACAAGGACAGGCAGACTGTGGCCTCCTGGGTCACCTCAGACACTGCACGGCGGGTGCTTGTCCTGGTGCCACTTCATTGTGCACAAACATCATCCAGCCCCTCCTTGTTTGTCCCATCCATCGTCATTCTAGGGCCACCCACAAGCTCTAGGGCGCCTCCCTGTCTACAATGGCCGCTCTGTGGCTTCTGTTCCCCAGTCCCCCATCTCCTCGTACCTCTGTGGCTCCTGTCCTAGAGATACTGCTGTTCCTTTGTCGAGAGTGCCACCTAAACAGCTGTCTCCCACAGCAGTGCTGGGTGGGGGACTGGGGAAGTGGGGCCCCTGGTCTGAACGAGCTGCGGCCCCGTGGTTTCGGGGAAGGGCTGGCACCTGCTGGCTGCCGCTCTCCGTGGATGATCTGCGCAGTGGGCTCAGCTGCCGGTCACTGCTTTTCTGGGTGCTGGGATGAACCCAGGGCTCCTGCGAGCTCAGCCTAGCCGCTGGGACCCGCAGCCCCGGGAGCTCTGAGCGTGAGGCTTCTGCAGGTCCCGCCAGGCGGGCAGGACCACGGGCAGCAGGAGGAACGCCCTCTGGCTCCACCAGCAGCCACTCACCTGAGGAGTGGTGACGATCACCGCCCCGTCGATGTGTGCGGCGGCCAGATACTGGACGACAGACAGGTGCTCGTCGGAGGTCCCTGGTGGGGTGTCCACCAAGAGGTAGTCCACGTCTCCCCAGTCCACGTCACGGAGGAACTGCTTGATCATGCCTGCAAAGGAGCCAAGCTCGGCCTCCCTCCCTTGCCAGCCACAAGGCCCTGCAAAGCAGCTGTGGTCTGCACGCGAGCTTGGCGTGTGCTCACGCACGGTTCCCACCTGGCATGGCACTGTCCCCAGGGGCAAATGCCGAGGTCTGGAAGCATGTCTGGTTGCCATGTCTACACCAGGGGTAGAGGCCAGGGCACAGCTAGAACCCTGTCCACCCTGCCCCGAGGAACTCATCTGGCCAGTGTCCGCCGAGGTGCCCACCCTTGATCACAGTGTCGTGCCATGACCTTCTGTCTCGGGACCCATCAACCTGGTGGGACTCCCTCCTCACACACCTCTCTCTCTGACACAGACAAACCACTTCAAAACCACAACAAAAGTTAGGCTGGGTCAAGCTCAGCACTCGCCTCGCCTGCACAAGGcccgggttcaacccccagcaccccaAAAAAAGAATCCAGGACACTCTAGATGGAGGAGAGAAAAACTCACACCAGCTATTAAAAGTGGCGTAATGGAAGCTGGCGTTTCCTGCTCTCTTCAACCAGGGAGCATGCGAGGCACTAGAGCCGACAGGGGTGCCGCAGGCGGGGGCAGCTCGGGTGAGCGCCTGCCTGGCACCAGGGGGCCCTGGGCTCCTCCCAACCCCGGGCACAAGCCAACCCCTCCAAAGCCCAGCAGGTGACTGCTGCTCTGCACAGGGTGGGGTGTGAGGACAGGGACAGCAGGTGGCAAACCGTTTTTCTTTGGTCCCCTCCAGATGACGGCGTCGTCCGGGCTGCTGAGCAGGAAGCCCACCGACATCACCCCCAGGTTGTCTTCCACATACTGCAGAGGGGCGGGGGACGAGGGCGAGACACGCTTTACCAGAGCAACAGGCTGGCCACCTCCCTGGGTCCCGTCTGGGCCTGGGCAAGAGGCAGCCCTGCCCTGGAGCACATTCGTTCTGTGTCCTGAAACCACGTTTTAATACGAGGTGGACACACCaaggggacctgagagggcaccGTGTGGCCTGGCTGGGGGACCGTCACTCGAGCTCAAGCAAACACCTGTGGTCACCTCAGCTGTCCTGATCAGGTCGGCAACGGTGGCCCCTGGGGCCAGACGCAGCCCACCATCTGTGTCTGAgaataaagtgttactggaacacGGCCAGGGTCACCCAGTCACCTCAGCACTCTGGGCCATGGCACATGGAACGAGGTCCACAGAGGACACCTTTACCCACCCTGTACAGACAGGTCTGCCCCTCCCGGTCTCCGCGCCCCTCCCGTGCCTGGAAGAGCACCTCTGGAGGCATCTGTGACGGACAGGTGGCTGAGAAAATGGTGGCCAACCCACCACCCGTCCACGTGCACACCTGCCCGCGCAGCACCTTCCCAGGGAGCAGAAGGGAAACTCACCACGGGAGACCAGCCCGAGCCGCTCTGGTGGACCTGTGTGAACAGGGGCGCGGTGGGTGTGGGAAGTCACGCATGCTGGTCACACTGCGCACTCAGACAAACCAAGCAAAGGCAGTCTCACGACACACAAGCCACCGCCGTGAGGAGCGGCACTGATTTCGTGATGGGGTGCACAGCCGGGCGGGGCGGGGTGGAGGTACAGCCAGTCAACGCCCTCTGCTCCCAAGCTGGGTTGTTTTGAAACTGCCCCAGTCTTTAGTCAGAACCCAAATTACTCGGGTTCAAATTCAACTTTGCATCTGAACTTTTTTTAAAGAGCGAGAAGGGGAAGGATGGGAAATGCAGCTGATCGTGGAGCAGCAGGCTGCTTCCGCCACAGCCCAGCGGTAAGCGGGCTGCGGCTCGGTTGGTTCCAAACCTGTCCTGTCAGGGGCTTGAGGTTTGTACCCAGCCGCTGCTCCCACTGCTCCCAGGGCCAGAACTCAGTGCAAGGTCTGTTTTTCTTGACTGAATGGCTTTACTGAGACGTGATGCACACACAATTCACCACTGAGCGTGCGCAGCCGGTGGCTTTCTGAATATCTGTAGAGCAGTATGACTAGCCACAGTGCCATTTAGGACACTTGCAAGACTCAAAGAAACTTGCACTCCTTAACTGTCACTCGCAGTTCCCATGATGTCCCCAGCCTGTGAGACCCCTCATCTACTTTCTGTGGGCAGATTCACCTGTTCCGTTTTTTTTCTCACAAACAGAATCATACAACAAGTGCTCCTGTGCGACTGACTGAAGTCCTACTTAAAACCTCGTTTACTACTAGCTGCGGTCATTTGCTAAGTTGTCGGTCTAAAAAAAGGGGTAAGCGTGACCAAGAGAGAAGAAACAGTAACCGACTATTGTACGTCGACCTCATCATAAAATTTTCCACGTCCTTCTTTTTATTGAGACGGCCTCTCGccctgttgcccaggctggccctcaATCCCGGGGTCAGGGCTCCTCCTGAATTCTGTCTCTGGGTAGCAGGGACACGGTGTGGCTGCTGCGCCTGGTTCAATTTCTGGTCTCTAAACCCCGGGTGAGCTCGGGCAGCGCGCCGCTCGTGCCTGGGTGTGGCCTGCACACTGTGGCTCCCACGGCCGCTGGTGGAGGGCCTTCGGATCCTGCTGCTTCACCTCAACCACAGGCAGCCTCTGCCTCCCTCCCCCAACCCCAGACGCAAGCCTGCGGCCTCAGGGGTGCCTCCAGGGCTGGCGCCCC is a window encoding:
- the Nubp1 gene encoding cytosolic Fe-S cluster assembly factor NUBP1, with translation MPVAGSGERVDTSGRMEEVPHDCPGADSTQAGRGASCQGCPNQRLCVSGAGAAPDPAIEEIKQKMKTVKHKILILSGKGGVGKSTFSAHLAHGLAEDENTQVALLDIDICGPSIPKIMGLEGEQVHQSGSGWSPVYVEDNLGVMSVGFLLSSPDDAVIWRGPKKNGMIKQFLRDVDWGDVDYLLVDTPPGTSDEHLSVVQYLAAAHIDGAVIVTTPQEVSLQDVRKEISFCHKVKLPVVGVVENMSGFVCPRCKKESQIFPPTTGGAEAMCQDLKVPLLGKVPLDPHIGKSCDKGQSFFIEAPDSPATLAYRSIIQKIQEFCSPHQSKEESLSSP